In Deltaproteobacteria bacterium, the genomic window CGGCCCACTTGCGCCGCAAGGTCTTGGGCGCCAGTCGCGGGGCAAGGCGCGCGAAGCGCTCCATCGCTTCCGCCACCACGGCTTCAACGGGCGCGGCGTCGCAGGGCTCCATCGGCTCCTCGTCCATTGGGCACACCAGCAGGCCGCCCGACTCGGGCGCGAAGTACAGGTGCTGCGACTCGTTCTCCACCAGCGGCCAGTCGCGCACATCGATGCCGTCAGGCGTAGCGAAGGTGATGATGGTGCGGCGATGCGGCGTCAGCGGGACCGGGGCGGCACCAGCCAGTTCCCCCACCTTTCGTGCCCACGCACCGGCAGCGTTGACCACCCAGCGGGCATCGATCTCGCCGGCGTCGGTTATCACCCCGCGGCAGCGCCCGCCCTCCACCCGCACGCCCTTCACCTCTACGCCCCAGCGGTATTGCAGGCCGCGGCGACCGGCATGGCGCAGATAGCTCCACAACAGCTCGTGGACATCGACCCGGCCGTCCTGCGGAAGGAAGACCCCGCCCTCGAAGTACTCCGGCGACAGCACCGGCATACGCCCGAGCACCTCAGCCTGTGACAACAGCTGCGCCTGCGTGCCGCGTTCGGCGAACAGCGGCAGCAGCTCGCGCACCGCACTCCACAGCGGCTCCTGGAACGTCACCAGTATGCCCGACTGGAACAGCACCGGATTCTCGGAGAAACCCGCCGGCAGGTGTCGCAGGAAGGCCGCCCCTTGCGCTTTGAGGGCTTGCAGCTCCGGCACCGGGTCCCACTCGACCACCGAGGCCGCGCTGCGGCCGGTGGAGTGATAAGCCGGCTGCGACTCGCGTTCGAGCAGCAGCACGTCGCTCATGCCGCGCTCGCTCAGGAAGTAGGCGAACGAGGCCCCGGCAATGCCTCCACCGATGATGACGACTTCGAAGCGATCTCTATTGTTCTTCATGAACGGTCTTTCGCGCCACGGGTCTGGTCTCGTAACACGTATTGGTCGCCGGCGCACGCCGGGGCGCAGTGCAACGCCTCTAGGCGCGGTGGGTCTTCGCCGCGTCGTGAGCGGCTCAGTCAACCCCGTGCCCCGTGCGCGGTCGGGGGACTCGTCGGTGAAGCCGGCGGCGGCGCTACGGGATGAAGACGCCGCCTTCGAAGCGGTCGTAGCCGTAGACCAAGCGCGGAGCGACCGTGGTCGCGTCAACGGACACGCCCGACTCCTCCGTCGTGCTGAAGCCGGAGGCGACCTCGGCCCACAAGCCCCGTGCCACCTCGGTGTCGAACTCGAAGCGACTA contains:
- a CDS encoding FAD-binding oxidoreductase; translated protein: MKNNRDRFEVVIIGGGIAGASFAYFLSERGMSDVLLLERESQPAYHSTGRSAASVVEWDPVPELQALKAQGAAFLRHLPAGFSENPVLFQSGILVTFQEPLWSAVRELLPLFAERGTQAQLLSQAEVLGRMPVLSPEYFEGGVFLPQDGRVDVHELLWSYLRHAGRRGLQYRWGVEVKGVRVEGGRCRGVITDAGEIDARWVVNAAGAWARKVGELAGAAPVPLTPHRRTIITFATPDGIDVRDWPLVENESQHLYFAPESGGLLVCPMDEEPMEPCDAAPVEAVVAEAMERFARLAPRLAPKTLRRKWAGLRTFTPDRVLVVGEDPLVKGFFWLAGQGGCGIETSGAVGAIAADLLLHGGTERFDAAALSPARFG